In one Dermacentor albipictus isolate Rhodes 1998 colony chromosome 4, USDA_Dalb.pri_finalv2, whole genome shotgun sequence genomic region, the following are encoded:
- the LOC135919982 gene encoding uncharacterized protein, which translates to MEMKRVREASGAFLLLFHALVSVGLDAIPPATFLITFLQACVYLRLFSLPWSDVDDVCIGVDGVLFKGEWWRIFYGAIEHMDSLHLYYNMVSFIWKGMILEGIVGTVLFVWIIFLLTALTGVLIVGLYYLLGIYVDPIFYRHCGIGFSGVIFALKVLNNAKYPGQSINILGVQVTLLSGFVVWFEPLLLQLITGNGSFVGHFGGVLAGLVYVFLIRPTFDLLWLVLVVAPRKAIQRFFPCLRRVPYGAILLSAASLAMHADWVPTSELKPQATDNPSWTSSHVIDKGQWHLLLLPVFRCSGHLHLAYTVATLLGLGYRLERKVGSIRFLVDTVILAITTNVAFCLTTHYVLPNYDEIAGVPPAEMPHKCFAGPTAILLALKALYGESRWLKKYPMLIFSLPLPSIMGAILEVDLLYFVLPDLWIVCHAVGFLVGLFMSLVLPEP; encoded by the coding sequence ATGGAAATGAAGCGTGTCAGGGAGGCGTCCGGAGCGTTCCTGCTTCTATTTCACGCATTGGTCAGCGTGGGCCTGGATGCCATACCACCTGCAACGTTCTTGATCACCTTTTTGCAAGCGTGCGTGTATCTGCGGCTCTTCAGTCTGCCCTGGTCCGATGTCGACGACGTCTGCATCGGTGTGGACGGCGTTCTGTTCAAGGGCGAATGGTGGCGCATCTTCTACGGCGCGATTGAGCACATGGACAGCCTGCACCTCTACTACAACATGGTGAGCTTCATCTGGAAGGGGATGATACTCGAAGGCATCGTCGGCACTGTGCTGTTCGTCTGGATCATCTTCCTGCTGACCGCACTCACTGGCGTCCTCATCGTCGGCCTCTACTACCTGCTGGGCATCTATGTCGACCCTATATTTTACAGGCACTGTGGCATCGGTTTCTCTGGTGTCATTTTCGCGCTCAAGGTGCTCAACAACGCCAAGTATCCGGGACAGAGTATAAATATTTTGGGCGTCCAGGTCACCCTGCTTTCAGGATTTGTCGTCTGGTTCGAGCCCCTCCTACTTCAGCTTATCACGGGCAACGGCTCCTTCGTCGGCCACTTCGGCGGGGTCCTTGCGGGCCTGGTTTACGTCTTCTTGATCAGACCAACTTTCGACCTCCTGTGGCTAGTCCTGGTGGTGGCGCCCAGGAAAGCGATCCAACGCTTCTTTCCTTGTTTGAGGCGGGTGCCGTACGGTGCAATCCTGCTCTCAGCCGCATCACTGGCCATGCACGCGGACTGGGTGCCGACGTCGGAGTTGAAGCCGCAGGCTACGGACAACCCTAGTTGGACCTCCTCTCACGTGATCGACAAGGGCCAGTGGCATCTATTGCTCCTGCCCGTGTTTCGCTGTTCGGGACACCTGCACCTTGCCTATACGGTGGCTACCCTGCTCGGTCTCGGCTACCGATTGGAGCGAAAAGTGGGAAGCATTCGCTTCCTGGTCGACACGGTGATTTTGGCGATCACCACGAATGTCGCCTTCTGTCTGACGACCCACTACGTGCTGCCCAACTACGACGAGATTGCCGGTGTGCCCCCGGCCGAGATGCCGCACAAGTGTTTCGCAGGGCCGACGGCGATCCTGCTCGCCCTGAAGGCGCTCTATGGTGAGAGCCGCTGGCTGAAAAAGTACCCGATGCTGATTTTCTCCTTGCCGCTGCCGAGCATCATGGGCGCCATACTTGAAGTCGATCTTCTCTACTTCGTGCTCCCTGACTTGTGGATAGTGTGCCACGCGGTGGGCTTCCTTGTCGGATTGTTCATGTCCCTTGTGCTACCAGAACCATAA